From a region of the Balaenoptera ricei isolate mBalRic1 chromosome 11, mBalRic1.hap2, whole genome shotgun sequence genome:
- the UNC5CL gene encoding UNC5C-like protein — MCSHESSFQPAQFLLLVGVPVASAVLLAQCLQWRCPRWLLGTCWKLESQEEPASHPTPLPESESSAEGPPASLQEIAAFYQELHTPTQGQTVIRQLMHKLLVFSAREVDHRGGCLMLQDTGISLLIPPGAVSVGRQERVALILVWDLSDAPSLSRAQGLVSPVVACGPHGASFLKPCTLTFKHCAQQPSQARTYSSNTTLLDAKAWKPLGRPGDHTSRDECRIHLSHFSLYTCVLEAAVSREARKWLQLAVFCSPLAPGQSHLQLRVYFLNNTPCALRWAVTNEQPHGGRLRGPCQLFDFTGARGDQCLKLKYISEGWENVDDSSCQLVPHLHIWHGKCPFRSFCFRRKAANENEDCSALTNEIIVTMHTFQDGLETKYMEILRFQASEEESWTAPPPVTQPPPCNRLPPELFERLQMLLEPNSITGNDWRRLASHLGLCGTKIRFLSCQRSPAAAILEVFEEQNGSLQELHYLMTIMERLDCASVIQNYLKGTQSDSPARVGWVAQENQGLELDEKL, encoded by the exons ATGTGCTCCCATGAGAGTTCCTTCCAACCCGCCCAGTTCCTACTGCTGGTGGGGGTTCCAGTGGCAAGTGCTGTCCTTCTGGCCCAGTGCCTTCAATGGCGCTGTCCTCGCTGGCTGCTGGGCACCTGCTGGAAGCTGGAGAGCCAAGAGGAGCCAGCCTCCCATCCCACTCCCCTACCTGAAAGTGAGTCCTCTGCGGAGGGCCCTCCAGCCTCGCTGCAGGAGATAGCTGCCTTCTACCAGGAACTGCACACGCCCACCCAAGGCCAGACTGTCATCCGACAGCTGATGCACAAGCTGTTGGTGTTTTCGGCTCGAGAGGTGGACCACCGCGGTGGCTGCCTGATGCTCCAGGATACGGGCATTTCCCTGCTCATCCCGCCAG gtgcTGTGTCTGTGGGCCGCCAGGAGCGGGTGGCACTGATCCTGGTGTGGGATCTGTCAGACGCCCCGTCGCTGTCCCGAGCCCAGGGGCTGGTGAGCCCCGTGGTGGCATGTGGCCCCCATGGGGCCTCCTTCCTGAAGCCCTGCACCCTCACCTTCAAGCACTGTGCCCAGCAGCCCAGCCAAGCCCGTACCTACAGCAGCAACACGACCCTGCTGGACGCCAAGGCCTGGAAGCCGCTGGGGCGGCCAGGAGACCACACCTCCCGGGATGAATGTCGCATCCACCTCTCCCACTTCAG CCTCTACACCTGTGTGCTGGAGGCAGCTGTGAGCAGGGAAGCCCGGAAGTGGCTGCAGCTGGCCGTGTTCTGCTCGCCGCTGGCCCCCGGGCAGTCTCACCTGCAGCTGCGCGTCTACTTCCTCAACAACACACCCTGTGCCCTGCGGTGGGCTGTGACCAATGAGCAGCCGCACGGCGGGCGCCTGCGTGGCCCCTGCCAGCTCTTCGACTTCACCGGGGCCCGAGGGGACCAGTGCCTGAAACTCAAATACATCTCCGAGG gttgGGAGAACGTGGACGACAGCAGTTGCCAGCTGGTTCCCCATCTGCACATCTGGCATGGAAAGTGCCCCTTCCGCTCCTTCTGCTTCCGGAGAAAAGCAG CCAATGAGAACGAGGACTGCTCAGCACTGACCAATGAGATCATTGTCACCATGCACACCTTCCAGGAT GGCTTGGAGACCAAGTACATGGAAATCCTCAGATTCCAGGCATCGGAGGAGGAATCCTGGACAGCGCCACCCCCTGTGACCCAGCCACCCCCATGCAACAG GCTGCCCCCAGAGCTCTTCGAGCGGCTGCAGATGTTGTTGGAGCCAAACAGCATCACTGGCAATGACTGGCGACGACTGGCCTCCCACCTGGGGCTCTGTGGTACAAAAATCCG GTTCCTGTCCTGCCAGCGCAGCCCCGCGGCAGCCATCCTGGAGGTGTTTGAGGAGCAGAACGGCAGCCTGCAGGAGCTGCACTACCTCATGACCATCATGGAGCGGCTGGACTGCGCCTCCGTCATCCAGAACTACCTGAAGGGGACGCAAAGCGATAGCCCAGCCCGGGTCGGCTGGGTCGCCCAGGAGAACCAGGGCCTGGAGCTGGATGAGAAGCTCTGA
- the TSPO2 gene encoding translocator protein 2 isoform X1 — translation MVESSQPGERTSCLMDKQGKGAQNFDRNEEWTCGTLLDKDCTSSRRMWPQGAAFVALPLLGPTLVWLLTHHWMSGWCDSLRKLPWCPSHKVLLLVWTAIYSITGYASYLVWKDLGGGFGRPLALPLGLYAVQLAISWTVLVLLFTAHTPGLALLHLLLLFGLVVSTALIWHPINKLAALLLLPYLAWLTVVSSITYRLWRDSLCPEHQPQPTWEKSD, via the exons ATGGTGGAGAGCAGCCAGCCTGGGGAGAGGACCTCATGTCTAATGGACAAGCAAGGAAAAGGTGCTCAGAACTTTGATAGGAATGAAGAGTGGACGTGTGGGACTTTGCTGGACAAAG actGTACCTCCTCAAGGAGAATGTGGCCTCAAGGGGCCGCCTTTGTGGCCCTGCCCCTCCTGGGGCCCACCCTGGTCTGGCTGCTCACCCATCACTGGATGTCTGGTTGGTGTGACAGCCTGAGAAAGCTGCCGTGGTGCCCATCCCACAAAGTCTTGCTGCTGGTGTGGACAGCCATCTACTCTATCACGGG ATATGCCTCCTACCTGGTGTGGAAGGACCTGGGAGGGGGCTTTGGGCggcccctggccctgcccctcGGCCTCTATGCTGTGCAGCTCGCCATCAGCTGGACTGTCCTGGTTCTCTTGTTCACAGCCCACACCCCCGGTCTG gccCTGCTGCACCTGCTGCTGCTCTTCGGGCTGGTGGTGAGCACGGCGCTGATCTGGCACCCCATCAACAAGCTGGCTGCCCTGCTCCTGCTGCCCTACCTGGCCTGGCTCACCGTGGTTTCTTCCATCACCTATCGCCTGTGGAGGGACAGCCTTTGTCCAGAGCACCAGCCCCAGCCCACGTGGGAGAAGAGTGActga
- the TSPO2 gene encoding translocator protein 2 isoform X2, with translation MWPQGAAFVALPLLGPTLVWLLTHHWMSGWCDSLRKLPWCPSHKVLLLVWTAIYSITGYASYLVWKDLGGGFGRPLALPLGLYAVQLAISWTVLVLLFTAHTPGLALLHLLLLFGLVVSTALIWHPINKLAALLLLPYLAWLTVVSSITYRLWRDSLCPEHQPQPTWEKSD, from the exons ATGTGGCCTCAAGGGGCCGCCTTTGTGGCCCTGCCCCTCCTGGGGCCCACCCTGGTCTGGCTGCTCACCCATCACTGGATGTCTGGTTGGTGTGACAGCCTGAGAAAGCTGCCGTGGTGCCCATCCCACAAAGTCTTGCTGCTGGTGTGGACAGCCATCTACTCTATCACGGG ATATGCCTCCTACCTGGTGTGGAAGGACCTGGGAGGGGGCTTTGGGCggcccctggccctgcccctcGGCCTCTATGCTGTGCAGCTCGCCATCAGCTGGACTGTCCTGGTTCTCTTGTTCACAGCCCACACCCCCGGTCTG gccCTGCTGCACCTGCTGCTGCTCTTCGGGCTGGTGGTGAGCACGGCGCTGATCTGGCACCCCATCAACAAGCTGGCTGCCCTGCTCCTGCTGCCCTACCTGGCCTGGCTCACCGTGGTTTCTTCCATCACCTATCGCCTGTGGAGGGACAGCCTTTGTCCAGAGCACCAGCCCCAGCCCACGTGGGAGAAGAGTGActga